The sequence GCCGTCCCTCGGCCCCTCGGCAATGCCCAAGATGGAGAAGTAGTCCACCCCGGCCTTTTCCGCAAGGTAGGCCCTCAGGGCTTCCCGTATGATTTCCGACATCCTCTTGCCGGACCGGGCCGCCACTCTTCTCAGCAAGTGATACTGCTCATCCTCAAGGTACACCATGGACTTCTTCACCCTAGCGCACCCCCCGCACCCAATATAATGACATATATATTGTATGTCAAGCCAGACCCAAGCTGAGTTATCCCCACTTTCCCACGGGCGGTACCGGGTGCTCCCCGTTCGTACTG is a genomic window of Clostridia bacterium containing:
- a CDS encoding ribbon-helix-helix domain-containing protein — encoded protein: MKKSMVYLEDEQYHLLRRVAARSGKRMSEIIREALRAYLAEKAGVDYFSILGIAEGPRDGRTSEEAEEVLKEALR